A DNA window from Camelina sativa cultivar DH55 chromosome 17, Cs, whole genome shotgun sequence contains the following coding sequences:
- the LOC104755950 gene encoding putative cyclin-B3-1 isoform X3 has product MAFAKAPRLSRDDDILGNRVATRSFKIFSDNQKTDPAGTVGITQKTRIPLRRKSITISGVAASNVNNMKKGISRIIGKGKSNNENSEEYTKVKRKALADLSNLGGNTGSSSMKWKGVKCGNLQRMSVGSTRVNDISVKRSTKEPESKRTTELGNNNPIKTGQKFIKSKTLSLRSTAGGTRKSLPTLKRTTELGNNNPIKTGQKFIKSKTLSLGSTAGGTRKSLPTLKRTSLVEEKSIKKYNVSSLNSKQLGQGPASKVSNKGVPQLSSVHLVRKSIKKTVKTSLQNRSSLKKPPVGRISSVPSSDEVVPTLSLPKKVETECVKEDTQGQSSSSENKDPTTKVLDVTAKPKSKRRKSFTSLLVTGSKFDEKNGDTALPEKLPNIDDESNQLEVAEYVDDIYQFYWIAEALSPALGYYLSAHTEVSPVTRGILINWLIEVHFKFDLMHETLYLTMNLLDRYLSQVPIRKNEMQLIGLTALLLASKYEDYWHPRIKDLISISAESYTRQQILGMERIMLKELKFRLNAPTPYVFMLRFLKAAQSNKKLEQLAFYLIELCLVEYEALKYKPSLLCASAIYVARCTLHMTPVWTPLLNKHTHYNVSQMKDSSDMILRFHKAAKTGKLRVTYEKYMNPGHSNVAVLKPLDKLPL; this is encoded by the exons ATGGCGTTCGCGAAG GCACCAAGACTAAGTAGAGATGATGATATACTTGGAAATCGAG TGGCCACTAGGAGTTTCAAAATCTTCTCCGATAATCAGAAAACTGATCCAGCCGGTACAGT AGGGATTACACAGAAGACTCGTATTCCTTTGAG GAGAAAGTCTATTACAATTAGCGGTGTAGCAGCTTCTAACGTAAACAATATGAAG AAGGGCATTTCGAGAATCATAGGCAAGGGCAAAAGCAATAATGAAAATTCTG AGGAATATACTAAAGTCAAAAGAAAAGCTTTGGCTGACTTAAGTAATCTTGGTGGGAATACTGGCAGCAGTAGCAT GAAATGGAAGGGTGTCAAATGTGGAAATTTGCAAAG GATGTCAGTTGGTTCAACCAGAGTTAATGATATTTCAGTGAAAAGGTCTACCAAG GAGCCTGAGAGTAAAAGAACAACCGAACTTGGAAACAATAACCCTATTAAGACAG GTCAGAAATTTATCAAAAGCAAAACCCTGAGCCTTAGATCAACGGCAGGTGGAACAAG AAAATCCTTACCAACTTTAAAGAGAACAACCGAACTTGGAAACAATAACCCTATTAAGACAG GTCAGAAATTCATCAAAAGCAAAACCCTGAGCCTTGGATCAACGGCTGGTGGAACAAG AAAATCCTTACCAACTCTAAAGAGAACAAGCCTCGTAGAAGAGAAGAGCATAAAAAAG TACAATGTCTCAAGCTTGAATTCGAAACAGTTGGGTCAGGGTCCAG CTAGTAAAGTCAGCAACAAAGGCGTCCCACAGCTGAGCAGTGTCCATCTCGTAAGGAAATCTATCAAG AAAACAGTAAAGACGTCGCTACAAAACCGTAGTTCTCTTAAGAAGCCCCCAGTTGGTAGAATTTCTTCAGTTCCTTCTTCTGATGAAGTTGTCCCAACACTGTCACTTCCGAAAAAGGTTGAAACAGAATGTGTCAAAGAAGATACTCAGGGACAGAGTTCTTCTAGTGAAAACAAAGACCCAACAACAAAAGTGTTGGATGTTACAGCAAAGCCAAAATCAAAACGTAGAAAGTCTTTCACATCTCTACTAGTGACAGGATCAAAG TTTGATGAGAAAAATGGTGATACTGCACTGCCAGAAAAGCTTCCCAACATTGATGATGAATCCAATCAGCTGGAAGTTGCGGAATACGTGGATGACATATATCAGTTCTATTGGATTGCAGAG GCATTAAGTCCAGCTTTGGGATACTACTTGTCAGCTCATACAGAAGTTAGTCCAGTTACACGTGGAATTTTGATCAACTGGCTTATCGAA gttcatttcaaatttgatctAATGCATGAGACACTCTACCTCACAATGAACTTATTAGACCGTTACCTTTCCCAAGTTCCTATACGGAAGAACGAGATGCAATTGATTGGTCTTACTGCACTCTTATTGGCGTCTAAATACGAGGACTATTGGCATCCCAGG ATCAAAGACTTGATTAGCATCTCAGCAGAATCATACACCAGACAACAAATCTTGGGAATG GAGAGGATTATGCTTAAAGAGTTAAAGTTCCGTTTGAATGCACCCACCCCCTACGTTTTCATGTTGAGGTTCCTAAAAGCTGCTCAATCAAATAAGAAG CTTGAACAACTTGCCTTCTACCTTATTGAGCTGTGCTTGGTTGAATACGAAGCTTTGAAGTATAAGCCGTCATTGCTATGTGCATCAGCCATTTATGTTGCCCGATGCACATTGCATATGACTCCAGTTTGGACCCCGCTCCTAAACAAGCATACCCACTACAATGTCTCTCAGATGAA GGATTCTTCTGACATGATCTTGAGGTTTCACAAAGCTGCTAAAACAGGAAAACTGAGGGTCACTTATGAGAAGTACATGAATCCAGGTCACAGTAACGTTGCAGTCTTGAAACCCTTGGATAAGCTCCCTCTTTAA
- the LOC104755952 gene encoding 2-dehydro-3-deoxyphosphooctonate aldolase 2, translating to MADSSSLLYNQLKVAEPFFLLAGPNVIESEEHVLRMAKSIKDIATKLGLPLVFKSSFDKANRTSSKSFRGPGMAEGLKILEKVKVAYDLPIVTDVHESSQCEAVGKVADIIQIPAFLCRQTDLLVAAAQTGKIINIKKGQFCGHSVMRNSAEKVRLAGNPNVMVCERGTMFGYNDLIVDPRNLEWMREADCPVVADITHSLQQPAGKKLDGGGVASGGLRELIPCIARTAVAVGVDGIFMEVHDDPLSAPVDGPTQWPLRHLEELLEELIAIASVSKGKHQFQIDLTPYRD from the exons ATGGCGGATTCATCGTCACTGTTGTACAATCAGCTCAAG GTAGCTGAGCCGTTCTTCTTGTTGGCTGGTCCAAATGTGATCGAATCCGAAGAACATGTTCTTCGAATGGCTAAAAGCATTAAAGATATTGCCACAAA GCTTGGGTTGCCTCTGGTTTTCAAGTCAAGTTTTGATAAAGCTAACAGAACTTCATCAAAGTCATTCCGAGGTCCTGGCATGGCTGAGGGTCTGAAG ATTCTTGAGAAGGTGAAAGTAGCATATGATCTACCAATTGTTACGGACGTTCATGAATCGAGCCAG tgtGAAGCGGTCGGCAAGGTTGCAGATATAATTCAGATACCCGCATTCTTATGTCGCCAG ACAGATCTTCTGGTTGCGGCAGCCCAAACTGGGAAAATTATCAATATAAAGAAGGGACAATTTTGTGGTCACTCT GTCATGAGAAACTCGGCCGAGAAGGTTAGACTCGCAGGGAATCCAAATGTGATGGTTTGTGAAAGAGGAACCATGTTTGGATACA ATGATTTAATAGTAGATCCGCGAAATTTGGAATGGATGAGGGAAGCTGATTGTCCCGTT GTTGCTGATATAACTCATTCATTACAACAACCTGCAGGCAAGAAG TTAGATGGTGGGGGTGTTGCTAGTGGAGGCCTTCGCGAATTAATACCATGCATAGCAAGAACCGCTGTAGCTGTTGGTGTCGATGGAATATTCATGGAG GTGCATGATGATCCTTTAAGTGCACCGGTTGATGGTCCAACACAATGG CCTCTGCGTCATCTCGAAGAACTGCTAGAAGAGCTCATTGCAATCGCG AGTGTCTCAAAGGGGAAACATCAGTTCCAAATCGATCTAACGCCTTATCGTGATTAG
- the LOC104755950 gene encoding putative cyclin-B3-1 isoform X4 yields MAFAKAPRLSRDDDILGNRVATRSFKIFSDNQKTDPAGTVGITQKTRIPLRRKSITISGVAASNVNNMKKGISRIIGKGKSNNENSEEYTKVKRKALADLSNLGGNTGSSSMMSVGSTRVNDISVKRSTKEPESKRTTELGNNNPIKTGQKFIKSKTLSLRSTAGGTRKSLPTLKRTTELGNNNPIKTGQKFIKSKTLSLGSTAGGTRKSLPTLKRTSLVEEKSIKKYNVSSLNSKQLGQGPASKVSNKGVPQLSSVHLVRKSIKIQKTVKTSLQNRSSLKKPPVGRISSVPSSDEVVPTLSLPKKVETECVKEDTQGQSSSSENKDPTTKVLDVTAKPKSKRRKSFTSLLVTGSKFDEKNGDTALPEKLPNIDDESNQLEVAEYVDDIYQFYWIAEALSPALGYYLSAHTEVSPVTRGILINWLIEVHFKFDLMHETLYLTMNLLDRYLSQVPIRKNEMQLIGLTALLLASKYEDYWHPRIKDLISISAESYTRQQILGMERIMLKELKFRLNAPTPYVFMLRFLKAAQSNKKLEQLAFYLIELCLVEYEALKYKPSLLCASAIYVARCTLHMTPVWTPLLNKHTHYNVSQMKDSSDMILRFHKAAKTGKLRVTYEKYMNPGHSNVAVLKPLDKLPL; encoded by the exons ATGGCGTTCGCGAAG GCACCAAGACTAAGTAGAGATGATGATATACTTGGAAATCGAG TGGCCACTAGGAGTTTCAAAATCTTCTCCGATAATCAGAAAACTGATCCAGCCGGTACAGT AGGGATTACACAGAAGACTCGTATTCCTTTGAG GAGAAAGTCTATTACAATTAGCGGTGTAGCAGCTTCTAACGTAAACAATATGAAG AAGGGCATTTCGAGAATCATAGGCAAGGGCAAAAGCAATAATGAAAATTCTG AGGAATATACTAAAGTCAAAAGAAAAGCTTTGGCTGACTTAAGTAATCTTGGTGGGAATACTGGCAGCAGTAGCAT GATGTCAGTTGGTTCAACCAGAGTTAATGATATTTCAGTGAAAAGGTCTACCAAG GAGCCTGAGAGTAAAAGAACAACCGAACTTGGAAACAATAACCCTATTAAGACAG GTCAGAAATTTATCAAAAGCAAAACCCTGAGCCTTAGATCAACGGCAGGTGGAACAAG AAAATCCTTACCAACTTTAAAGAGAACAACCGAACTTGGAAACAATAACCCTATTAAGACAG GTCAGAAATTCATCAAAAGCAAAACCCTGAGCCTTGGATCAACGGCTGGTGGAACAAG AAAATCCTTACCAACTCTAAAGAGAACAAGCCTCGTAGAAGAGAAGAGCATAAAAAAG TACAATGTCTCAAGCTTGAATTCGAAACAGTTGGGTCAGGGTCCAG CTAGTAAAGTCAGCAACAAAGGCGTCCCACAGCTGAGCAGTGTCCATCTCGTAAGGAAATCTATCAAG ATCCAGAAAACAGTAAAGACGTCGCTACAAAACCGTAGTTCTCTTAAGAAGCCCCCAGTTGGTAGAATTTCTTCAGTTCCTTCTTCTGATGAAGTTGTCCCAACACTGTCACTTCCGAAAAAGGTTGAAACAGAATGTGTCAAAGAAGATACTCAGGGACAGAGTTCTTCTAGTGAAAACAAAGACCCAACAACAAAAGTGTTGGATGTTACAGCAAAGCCAAAATCAAAACGTAGAAAGTCTTTCACATCTCTACTAGTGACAGGATCAAAG TTTGATGAGAAAAATGGTGATACTGCACTGCCAGAAAAGCTTCCCAACATTGATGATGAATCCAATCAGCTGGAAGTTGCGGAATACGTGGATGACATATATCAGTTCTATTGGATTGCAGAG GCATTAAGTCCAGCTTTGGGATACTACTTGTCAGCTCATACAGAAGTTAGTCCAGTTACACGTGGAATTTTGATCAACTGGCTTATCGAA gttcatttcaaatttgatctAATGCATGAGACACTCTACCTCACAATGAACTTATTAGACCGTTACCTTTCCCAAGTTCCTATACGGAAGAACGAGATGCAATTGATTGGTCTTACTGCACTCTTATTGGCGTCTAAATACGAGGACTATTGGCATCCCAGG ATCAAAGACTTGATTAGCATCTCAGCAGAATCATACACCAGACAACAAATCTTGGGAATG GAGAGGATTATGCTTAAAGAGTTAAAGTTCCGTTTGAATGCACCCACCCCCTACGTTTTCATGTTGAGGTTCCTAAAAGCTGCTCAATCAAATAAGAAG CTTGAACAACTTGCCTTCTACCTTATTGAGCTGTGCTTGGTTGAATACGAAGCTTTGAAGTATAAGCCGTCATTGCTATGTGCATCAGCCATTTATGTTGCCCGATGCACATTGCATATGACTCCAGTTTGGACCCCGCTCCTAAACAAGCATACCCACTACAATGTCTCTCAGATGAA GGATTCTTCTGACATGATCTTGAGGTTTCACAAAGCTGCTAAAACAGGAAAACTGAGGGTCACTTATGAGAAGTACATGAATCCAGGTCACAGTAACGTTGCAGTCTTGAAACCCTTGGATAAGCTCCCTCTTTAA
- the LOC104755950 gene encoding putative cyclin-B3-1 isoform X1 — MAFAKAPRLSRDDDILGNRVATRSFKIFSDNQKTDPAGTVGITQKTRIPLRRKSITISGVAASNVNNMKKGISRIIGKGKSNNENSEEYTKVKRKALADLSNLGGNTGSSSMKWKGVKCGNLQRMSVGSTRVNDISVKRSTKEPESKRTTELGNNNPIKTGQKFIKSKTLSLRSTAGGTRKSLPTLKRTTELGNNNPIKTGQKFIKSKTLSLGSTAGGTRKSLPTLKRTSLVEEKSIKKYNVSSLNSKQLGQGPASKVSNKGVPQLSSVHLVRKSIKIQKTVKTSLQNRSSLKKPPVGRISSVPSSDEVVPTLSLPKKVETECVKEDTQGQSSSSENKDPTTKVLDVTAKPKSKRRKSFTSLLVTGSKFDEKNGDTALPEKLPNIDDESNQLEVAEYVDDIYQFYWIAEALSPALGYYLSAHTEVSPVTRGILINWLIEVHFKFDLMHETLYLTMNLLDRYLSQVPIRKNEMQLIGLTALLLASKYEDYWHPRIKDLISISAESYTRQQILGMERIMLKELKFRLNAPTPYVFMLRFLKAAQSNKKLEQLAFYLIELCLVEYEALKYKPSLLCASAIYVARCTLHMTPVWTPLLNKHTHYNVSQMKDSSDMILRFHKAAKTGKLRVTYEKYMNPGHSNVAVLKPLDKLPL, encoded by the exons ATGGCGTTCGCGAAG GCACCAAGACTAAGTAGAGATGATGATATACTTGGAAATCGAG TGGCCACTAGGAGTTTCAAAATCTTCTCCGATAATCAGAAAACTGATCCAGCCGGTACAGT AGGGATTACACAGAAGACTCGTATTCCTTTGAG GAGAAAGTCTATTACAATTAGCGGTGTAGCAGCTTCTAACGTAAACAATATGAAG AAGGGCATTTCGAGAATCATAGGCAAGGGCAAAAGCAATAATGAAAATTCTG AGGAATATACTAAAGTCAAAAGAAAAGCTTTGGCTGACTTAAGTAATCTTGGTGGGAATACTGGCAGCAGTAGCAT GAAATGGAAGGGTGTCAAATGTGGAAATTTGCAAAG GATGTCAGTTGGTTCAACCAGAGTTAATGATATTTCAGTGAAAAGGTCTACCAAG GAGCCTGAGAGTAAAAGAACAACCGAACTTGGAAACAATAACCCTATTAAGACAG GTCAGAAATTTATCAAAAGCAAAACCCTGAGCCTTAGATCAACGGCAGGTGGAACAAG AAAATCCTTACCAACTTTAAAGAGAACAACCGAACTTGGAAACAATAACCCTATTAAGACAG GTCAGAAATTCATCAAAAGCAAAACCCTGAGCCTTGGATCAACGGCTGGTGGAACAAG AAAATCCTTACCAACTCTAAAGAGAACAAGCCTCGTAGAAGAGAAGAGCATAAAAAAG TACAATGTCTCAAGCTTGAATTCGAAACAGTTGGGTCAGGGTCCAG CTAGTAAAGTCAGCAACAAAGGCGTCCCACAGCTGAGCAGTGTCCATCTCGTAAGGAAATCTATCAAG ATCCAGAAAACAGTAAAGACGTCGCTACAAAACCGTAGTTCTCTTAAGAAGCCCCCAGTTGGTAGAATTTCTTCAGTTCCTTCTTCTGATGAAGTTGTCCCAACACTGTCACTTCCGAAAAAGGTTGAAACAGAATGTGTCAAAGAAGATACTCAGGGACAGAGTTCTTCTAGTGAAAACAAAGACCCAACAACAAAAGTGTTGGATGTTACAGCAAAGCCAAAATCAAAACGTAGAAAGTCTTTCACATCTCTACTAGTGACAGGATCAAAG TTTGATGAGAAAAATGGTGATACTGCACTGCCAGAAAAGCTTCCCAACATTGATGATGAATCCAATCAGCTGGAAGTTGCGGAATACGTGGATGACATATATCAGTTCTATTGGATTGCAGAG GCATTAAGTCCAGCTTTGGGATACTACTTGTCAGCTCATACAGAAGTTAGTCCAGTTACACGTGGAATTTTGATCAACTGGCTTATCGAA gttcatttcaaatttgatctAATGCATGAGACACTCTACCTCACAATGAACTTATTAGACCGTTACCTTTCCCAAGTTCCTATACGGAAGAACGAGATGCAATTGATTGGTCTTACTGCACTCTTATTGGCGTCTAAATACGAGGACTATTGGCATCCCAGG ATCAAAGACTTGATTAGCATCTCAGCAGAATCATACACCAGACAACAAATCTTGGGAATG GAGAGGATTATGCTTAAAGAGTTAAAGTTCCGTTTGAATGCACCCACCCCCTACGTTTTCATGTTGAGGTTCCTAAAAGCTGCTCAATCAAATAAGAAG CTTGAACAACTTGCCTTCTACCTTATTGAGCTGTGCTTGGTTGAATACGAAGCTTTGAAGTATAAGCCGTCATTGCTATGTGCATCAGCCATTTATGTTGCCCGATGCACATTGCATATGACTCCAGTTTGGACCCCGCTCCTAAACAAGCATACCCACTACAATGTCTCTCAGATGAA GGATTCTTCTGACATGATCTTGAGGTTTCACAAAGCTGCTAAAACAGGAAAACTGAGGGTCACTTATGAGAAGTACATGAATCCAGGTCACAGTAACGTTGCAGTCTTGAAACCCTTGGATAAGCTCCCTCTTTAA
- the LOC104755950 gene encoding putative cyclin-B3-1 isoform X5, which translates to MAFAKAPRLSRDDDILGNRVATRSFKIFSDNQKTDPAGTVGITQKTRIPLRRKSITISGVAASNVNNMKKGISRIIGKGKSNNENSEEYTKVKRKALADLSNLGGNTGSSSMKWKGVKCGNLQRMSVGSTRVNDISVKRSTKEPESKRTTELGNNNPIKTGQKFIKSKTLSLGSTAGGTRKSLPTLKRTSLVEEKSIKKYNVSSLNSKQLGQGPASKVSNKGVPQLSSVHLVRKSIKIQKTVKTSLQNRSSLKKPPVGRISSVPSSDEVVPTLSLPKKVETECVKEDTQGQSSSSENKDPTTKVLDVTAKPKSKRRKSFTSLLVTGSKFDEKNGDTALPEKLPNIDDESNQLEVAEYVDDIYQFYWIAEALSPALGYYLSAHTEVSPVTRGILINWLIEVHFKFDLMHETLYLTMNLLDRYLSQVPIRKNEMQLIGLTALLLASKYEDYWHPRIKDLISISAESYTRQQILGMERIMLKELKFRLNAPTPYVFMLRFLKAAQSNKKLEQLAFYLIELCLVEYEALKYKPSLLCASAIYVARCTLHMTPVWTPLLNKHTHYNVSQMKDSSDMILRFHKAAKTGKLRVTYEKYMNPGHSNVAVLKPLDKLPL; encoded by the exons ATGGCGTTCGCGAAG GCACCAAGACTAAGTAGAGATGATGATATACTTGGAAATCGAG TGGCCACTAGGAGTTTCAAAATCTTCTCCGATAATCAGAAAACTGATCCAGCCGGTACAGT AGGGATTACACAGAAGACTCGTATTCCTTTGAG GAGAAAGTCTATTACAATTAGCGGTGTAGCAGCTTCTAACGTAAACAATATGAAG AAGGGCATTTCGAGAATCATAGGCAAGGGCAAAAGCAATAATGAAAATTCTG AGGAATATACTAAAGTCAAAAGAAAAGCTTTGGCTGACTTAAGTAATCTTGGTGGGAATACTGGCAGCAGTAGCAT GAAATGGAAGGGTGTCAAATGTGGAAATTTGCAAAG GATGTCAGTTGGTTCAACCAGAGTTAATGATATTTCAGTGAAAAGGTCTACCAAG GAGCCTGAGAGTAAAAGAACAACCGAACTTGGAAACAATAACCCTATTAAGACAG GTCAGAAATTCATCAAAAGCAAAACCCTGAGCCTTGGATCAACGGCTGGTGGAACAAG AAAATCCTTACCAACTCTAAAGAGAACAAGCCTCGTAGAAGAGAAGAGCATAAAAAAG TACAATGTCTCAAGCTTGAATTCGAAACAGTTGGGTCAGGGTCCAG CTAGTAAAGTCAGCAACAAAGGCGTCCCACAGCTGAGCAGTGTCCATCTCGTAAGGAAATCTATCAAG ATCCAGAAAACAGTAAAGACGTCGCTACAAAACCGTAGTTCTCTTAAGAAGCCCCCAGTTGGTAGAATTTCTTCAGTTCCTTCTTCTGATGAAGTTGTCCCAACACTGTCACTTCCGAAAAAGGTTGAAACAGAATGTGTCAAAGAAGATACTCAGGGACAGAGTTCTTCTAGTGAAAACAAAGACCCAACAACAAAAGTGTTGGATGTTACAGCAAAGCCAAAATCAAAACGTAGAAAGTCTTTCACATCTCTACTAGTGACAGGATCAAAG TTTGATGAGAAAAATGGTGATACTGCACTGCCAGAAAAGCTTCCCAACATTGATGATGAATCCAATCAGCTGGAAGTTGCGGAATACGTGGATGACATATATCAGTTCTATTGGATTGCAGAG GCATTAAGTCCAGCTTTGGGATACTACTTGTCAGCTCATACAGAAGTTAGTCCAGTTACACGTGGAATTTTGATCAACTGGCTTATCGAA gttcatttcaaatttgatctAATGCATGAGACACTCTACCTCACAATGAACTTATTAGACCGTTACCTTTCCCAAGTTCCTATACGGAAGAACGAGATGCAATTGATTGGTCTTACTGCACTCTTATTGGCGTCTAAATACGAGGACTATTGGCATCCCAGG ATCAAAGACTTGATTAGCATCTCAGCAGAATCATACACCAGACAACAAATCTTGGGAATG GAGAGGATTATGCTTAAAGAGTTAAAGTTCCGTTTGAATGCACCCACCCCCTACGTTTTCATGTTGAGGTTCCTAAAAGCTGCTCAATCAAATAAGAAG CTTGAACAACTTGCCTTCTACCTTATTGAGCTGTGCTTGGTTGAATACGAAGCTTTGAAGTATAAGCCGTCATTGCTATGTGCATCAGCCATTTATGTTGCCCGATGCACATTGCATATGACTCCAGTTTGGACCCCGCTCCTAAACAAGCATACCCACTACAATGTCTCTCAGATGAA GGATTCTTCTGACATGATCTTGAGGTTTCACAAAGCTGCTAAAACAGGAAAACTGAGGGTCACTTATGAGAAGTACATGAATCCAGGTCACAGTAACGTTGCAGTCTTGAAACCCTTGGATAAGCTCCCTCTTTAA
- the LOC104755950 gene encoding putative cyclin-B3-1 isoform X2, translated as MAFAKAPRLSRDDDILGNRVATRSFKIFSDNQKTDPAGTVGITQKTRIPLRRKSITISGVAASNVNNMKGISRIIGKGKSNNENSEEYTKVKRKALADLSNLGGNTGSSSMKWKGVKCGNLQRMSVGSTRVNDISVKRSTKEPESKRTTELGNNNPIKTGQKFIKSKTLSLRSTAGGTRKSLPTLKRTTELGNNNPIKTGQKFIKSKTLSLGSTAGGTRKSLPTLKRTSLVEEKSIKKYNVSSLNSKQLGQGPASKVSNKGVPQLSSVHLVRKSIKIQKTVKTSLQNRSSLKKPPVGRISSVPSSDEVVPTLSLPKKVETECVKEDTQGQSSSSENKDPTTKVLDVTAKPKSKRRKSFTSLLVTGSKFDEKNGDTALPEKLPNIDDESNQLEVAEYVDDIYQFYWIAEALSPALGYYLSAHTEVSPVTRGILINWLIEVHFKFDLMHETLYLTMNLLDRYLSQVPIRKNEMQLIGLTALLLASKYEDYWHPRIKDLISISAESYTRQQILGMERIMLKELKFRLNAPTPYVFMLRFLKAAQSNKKLEQLAFYLIELCLVEYEALKYKPSLLCASAIYVARCTLHMTPVWTPLLNKHTHYNVSQMKDSSDMILRFHKAAKTGKLRVTYEKYMNPGHSNVAVLKPLDKLPL; from the exons ATGGCGTTCGCGAAG GCACCAAGACTAAGTAGAGATGATGATATACTTGGAAATCGAG TGGCCACTAGGAGTTTCAAAATCTTCTCCGATAATCAGAAAACTGATCCAGCCGGTACAGT AGGGATTACACAGAAGACTCGTATTCCTTTGAG GAGAAAGTCTATTACAATTAGCGGTGTAGCAGCTTCTAACGTAAACAATATGAAG GGCATTTCGAGAATCATAGGCAAGGGCAAAAGCAATAATGAAAATTCTG AGGAATATACTAAAGTCAAAAGAAAAGCTTTGGCTGACTTAAGTAATCTTGGTGGGAATACTGGCAGCAGTAGCAT GAAATGGAAGGGTGTCAAATGTGGAAATTTGCAAAG GATGTCAGTTGGTTCAACCAGAGTTAATGATATTTCAGTGAAAAGGTCTACCAAG GAGCCTGAGAGTAAAAGAACAACCGAACTTGGAAACAATAACCCTATTAAGACAG GTCAGAAATTTATCAAAAGCAAAACCCTGAGCCTTAGATCAACGGCAGGTGGAACAAG AAAATCCTTACCAACTTTAAAGAGAACAACCGAACTTGGAAACAATAACCCTATTAAGACAG GTCAGAAATTCATCAAAAGCAAAACCCTGAGCCTTGGATCAACGGCTGGTGGAACAAG AAAATCCTTACCAACTCTAAAGAGAACAAGCCTCGTAGAAGAGAAGAGCATAAAAAAG TACAATGTCTCAAGCTTGAATTCGAAACAGTTGGGTCAGGGTCCAG CTAGTAAAGTCAGCAACAAAGGCGTCCCACAGCTGAGCAGTGTCCATCTCGTAAGGAAATCTATCAAG ATCCAGAAAACAGTAAAGACGTCGCTACAAAACCGTAGTTCTCTTAAGAAGCCCCCAGTTGGTAGAATTTCTTCAGTTCCTTCTTCTGATGAAGTTGTCCCAACACTGTCACTTCCGAAAAAGGTTGAAACAGAATGTGTCAAAGAAGATACTCAGGGACAGAGTTCTTCTAGTGAAAACAAAGACCCAACAACAAAAGTGTTGGATGTTACAGCAAAGCCAAAATCAAAACGTAGAAAGTCTTTCACATCTCTACTAGTGACAGGATCAAAG TTTGATGAGAAAAATGGTGATACTGCACTGCCAGAAAAGCTTCCCAACATTGATGATGAATCCAATCAGCTGGAAGTTGCGGAATACGTGGATGACATATATCAGTTCTATTGGATTGCAGAG GCATTAAGTCCAGCTTTGGGATACTACTTGTCAGCTCATACAGAAGTTAGTCCAGTTACACGTGGAATTTTGATCAACTGGCTTATCGAA gttcatttcaaatttgatctAATGCATGAGACACTCTACCTCACAATGAACTTATTAGACCGTTACCTTTCCCAAGTTCCTATACGGAAGAACGAGATGCAATTGATTGGTCTTACTGCACTCTTATTGGCGTCTAAATACGAGGACTATTGGCATCCCAGG ATCAAAGACTTGATTAGCATCTCAGCAGAATCATACACCAGACAACAAATCTTGGGAATG GAGAGGATTATGCTTAAAGAGTTAAAGTTCCGTTTGAATGCACCCACCCCCTACGTTTTCATGTTGAGGTTCCTAAAAGCTGCTCAATCAAATAAGAAG CTTGAACAACTTGCCTTCTACCTTATTGAGCTGTGCTTGGTTGAATACGAAGCTTTGAAGTATAAGCCGTCATTGCTATGTGCATCAGCCATTTATGTTGCCCGATGCACATTGCATATGACTCCAGTTTGGACCCCGCTCCTAAACAAGCATACCCACTACAATGTCTCTCAGATGAA GGATTCTTCTGACATGATCTTGAGGTTTCACAAAGCTGCTAAAACAGGAAAACTGAGGGTCACTTATGAGAAGTACATGAATCCAGGTCACAGTAACGTTGCAGTCTTGAAACCCTTGGATAAGCTCCCTCTTTAA